From the genome of Sphingobacterium kitahiroshimense, one region includes:
- a CDS encoding APC family permease, with amino-acid sequence MNRQLKLWDAIMIVMGSMIGSGIFIVSSDMMRQLGSGWWVIIVWIITAIMTVSAAICYGELSALFPKAGGQYTYLTEVFGKMTGFLYGWSLFTVIQTGTIAAVAVAFGKFTAYLIPELNNAPPLYENGSFKITWIQVLAMFIILVLTFINTKGVRSGKMIQSFFTSSKIIALILLIIGGIFMIKENHFSENLSYGLSSYQNLKGLGWTDISGGILLGGIAAAMVGSVFSSVAWENVTFIAGEIENPKRNVVRAMVIGTSLVMVLYLLCNYVYLAALSRDEIAFAVNDRVAVATAHKILGETGTIIMAILVMISTFGCVNGIVLSGARVFQRMAKDGLFLKQAIPNNKYEVPERSLWLQGIWASLLCLSGQYGDLLDMISFVIVLFYMITVFAVIWLRFKAPTLDRPYKTAGYPIVPVIYLVIGATFCILLILYKPQYTWPGFILIILGLPVYWLINKKKASPIE; translated from the coding sequence ATGAATCGACAACTCAAACTTTGGGATGCCATTATGATTGTAATGGGATCAATGATTGGAAGCGGTATTTTTATTGTTTCATCGGACATGATGCGGCAATTGGGGTCCGGATGGTGGGTGATTATTGTTTGGATTATTACTGCAATAATGACTGTATCGGCGGCAATCTGTTACGGTGAGTTATCTGCTTTATTTCCAAAAGCAGGAGGTCAATATACCTATTTAACAGAAGTTTTTGGAAAAATGACGGGCTTCCTATATGGTTGGAGTCTCTTTACCGTTATTCAGACAGGAACTATTGCAGCGGTTGCTGTGGCATTCGGTAAATTTACAGCCTATCTCATTCCTGAACTTAATAATGCCCCTCCCTTATATGAAAATGGATCATTTAAGATCACCTGGATTCAGGTATTAGCCATGTTCATTATTTTAGTCCTCACCTTTATTAATACGAAGGGAGTGCGAAGTGGTAAAATGATTCAGTCTTTTTTTACATCATCAAAAATAATTGCATTAATTCTGTTGATCATAGGTGGTATATTTATGATTAAGGAGAATCATTTTTCAGAAAATCTAAGTTATGGATTAAGTTCCTATCAAAATTTAAAAGGCCTTGGTTGGACGGATATCAGTGGTGGTATCCTTTTAGGAGGTATAGCGGCGGCAATGGTTGGATCGGTTTTTAGCAGTGTAGCCTGGGAAAATGTAACGTTTATAGCGGGAGAAATTGAAAATCCAAAACGCAACGTCGTACGTGCAATGGTGATTGGAACTTCTTTAGTTATGGTGTTGTATCTGCTATGTAACTATGTTTATCTTGCTGCTTTAAGTAGAGATGAAATTGCATTTGCAGTCAATGATCGGGTTGCAGTAGCAACAGCACATAAAATTTTAGGGGAAACAGGTACGATAATTATGGCCATTTTAGTCATGATATCCACATTTGGTTGTGTCAACGGTATTGTGTTATCCGGTGCAAGAGTATTTCAGCGTATGGCTAAAGATGGACTGTTCTTGAAACAAGCAATCCCCAATAATAAGTATGAAGTTCCCGAGCGCTCTTTATGGTTGCAAGGTATATGGGCATCCTTGCTATGTTTAAGTGGTCAGTATGGCGATTTGCTCGATATGATATCCTTTGTTATTGTGCTTTTCTACATGATCACGGTGTTTGCCGTTATTTGGTTAAGATTTAAAGCACCAACATTGGATCGCCCTTATAAAACTGCGGGTTATCCCATTGTTCCGGTTATTTATCTTGTTATTGGCGCCACTTTCTGTATTTTGCTCATCCTGTATAAACCACAGTATACCTGGCCAGGATTTATTCTTATTATTTTAGGACTTCCTGTATATTGGTTGATCAATAAAAAGAAAGCATCTCCGATTGAATAA
- the pyrR gene encoding bifunctional pyr operon transcriptional regulator/uracil phosphoribosyltransferase PyrR produces MKQSILLDGPKFQITIQRLCRQLIENHGDFSNTVIIGIQPRGTFLAKCIVKELEKMLGTSILSGDLDITFYRDDFRRKGNDGPILANSTNINFIVEGKKVILMDDVLWTGRTIRSAMDAIQAFGRAERIELLVLVDRRFSRQIPIQPDYIGIQVDSIDSQKVIVNWKELDNQDSIILVTEKK; encoded by the coding sequence ATGAAACAGTCGATTTTATTAGATGGACCAAAATTTCAGATTACCATTCAAAGACTTTGTCGTCAATTGATTGAGAATCATGGAGATTTTTCAAATACAGTTATAATTGGTATACAACCTCGCGGAACTTTCTTAGCCAAATGCATTGTCAAGGAATTAGAGAAGATGTTAGGTACTTCAATTTTAAGTGGTGATTTGGATATTACATTTTATCGTGATGATTTTCGTAGAAAAGGAAACGATGGTCCCATTTTAGCTAACAGCACAAACATTAATTTTATTGTAGAAGGTAAGAAAGTCATTTTAATGGATGACGTCCTTTGGACTGGTCGAACCATTCGTTCTGCAATGGATGCAATCCAAGCATTTGGTCGCGCTGAACGTATCGAACTATTGGTTCTGGTTGATCGCCGTTTTTCGAGACAGATTCCGATCCAGCCCGATTACATTGGAATCCAAGTGGATTCTATTGATTCTCAGAAAGTCATTGTGAATTGGAAAGAGTTGGATAATCAAGATAGTATCATCTTGGTAACAGAAAAGAAATAG
- a CDS encoding aspartate carbamoyltransferase catalytic subunit codes for MSSTAEQLSTRHLLGIKDLNESDIQLILNTASNFKEVLNRPIKKVPSLRDITIANVFFENSTRTRLSFELAEKRLSADIVNFAASSSSVSKGETLIDTVNNILAMKVDMIVMRHPYAGAGVFLSKHVNAQIVNAGDGAHEHPTQALLDSFSIRERFGDVAGRKVAIIGDITHSRVALSNILCLQKQGAEVMVCGPTTLIPKYITSLGVKVEHDLMKALNWCDVANMLRIQLERQDIAYFPSLREYTMLYGLNKTLLDSLDKEITIMHPGPINRGVEITSDVADSAHSIILDQVENGVAVRMAVLYLLAGQRG; via the coding sequence ATGTCATCAACAGCTGAACAATTAAGTACACGTCATTTGTTAGGAATAAAAGATTTAAATGAATCTGATATTCAATTAATTTTAAATACAGCGAGTAACTTTAAAGAAGTTTTAAACAGACCGATTAAAAAAGTTCCTTCACTTCGTGATATTACAATCGCAAATGTCTTCTTTGAAAATTCTACACGTACACGTTTATCATTTGAGCTAGCTGAAAAAAGACTCTCTGCAGATATCGTTAATTTTGCGGCCTCCTCTTCTTCTGTAAGTAAAGGTGAGACATTGATCGATACCGTCAATAATATCTTAGCGATGAAGGTTGATATGATTGTTATGCGTCATCCTTATGCCGGAGCAGGTGTGTTTTTAAGTAAGCATGTTAACGCACAAATTGTTAATGCCGGCGACGGAGCACATGAACACCCGACTCAAGCTTTGTTAGATTCTTTCTCGATTCGTGAGCGCTTTGGAGATGTCGCAGGACGTAAAGTTGCCATAATAGGTGATATCACCCATTCACGTGTAGCACTATCCAATATTCTATGTTTACAAAAACAGGGAGCTGAAGTGATGGTGTGCGGACCAACAACATTGATTCCTAAATACATTACTTCATTAGGAGTAAAAGTGGAGCATGACTTAATGAAAGCTTTGAACTGGTGTGACGTAGCCAATATGTTACGCATCCAGCTGGAAAGACAAGATATCGCTTACTTTCCATCCCTAAGAGAATATACCATGTTGTATGGATTGAATAAAACACTATTGGATTCATTGGATAAAGAAATAACAATTATGCATCCAGGACCTATTAATAGAGGGGTAGAGATTACTTCGGACGTTGCAGATAGCGCGCACTCTATTATTTTAGATCAAGTAGAAAATGGCGTAGCAGTACGTATGGCTGTACTTTACCTATTGGCAGGACAGCGCGGATAG